One segment of Monomorium pharaonis isolate MP-MQ-018 chromosome 6, ASM1337386v2, whole genome shotgun sequence DNA contains the following:
- the LOC105840259 gene encoding ATP-dependent Clp protease proteolytic subunit, producing the protein MLQRINNLLQVTTYGHKVSSRYLNFVPIVVEQSGRGERAYDIYSRLLKERIICLMGPVTDVVASAVIAQLLFLQSESSKNPIHLYINSPGGSVTAGLGIYDTMQYVLPPISTWCVGQASSMASLLLAAGTKGMRHSLPNARIMIHQPSGGVQGQATDIQIQATEILKLKQQINELYVKHTGQNLEEIARSMERDNFMSPIQAKEFGIIDKVLAHPMQEETTEATIEKTDNVTTKP; encoded by the exons ATGTTACAaaggataaataatttactacaAGTCACC aCTTATGGGCACAAAGTCAGCAGCAGGTACTTAAATTTTGTCCCTATTGTAGTGGAACAAAGTGGACGTGGAGAACGTGCATATGACATTTATTCACGACTTCTGAAGGAAAGGATTATTTGTCTCATGGGTCCA GTTACAGATGTTGTAGCTTCTGCAGTAATTGCTcaacttctttttcttcaatcGGAAAGCAGTAAAAATCCgattcatttatatattaattcacCTGGTGGAAGTGTAACAGCAGGACTCGGAATATATGATACTATGCAATATGTTCTACCTCCCATTTCCACATGGTGCGTGGGTCAAGCATCTTCTATGGCAAGTTTACTTTTAGCAGCTGGAACTAAAGGCATGCGTCATTCTTTACCAAATGCCAGAATCATGATACATCAACCATCAGGAGGTGTACAAGGACAAGCTACAGACATCCAGATACAAGCCACTGAAATTCTTAAATTGAAACAACAGATCAATGAACTATATGTCAAGCACACTGGACAGAATTTAGAAGAAATAG CACGAAGTATGGAAAGAGATAATTTTATGAGCCCAATCCAAGCAAAAGAGTTTGGAATTATAGATAAAGTATTGGCCCATCCCATGCAAGAGGAAACTACAGAAGCAACGATAGAGAAAACAGACAATGTAACGACAAAACCTTAA